One genomic region from Armatimonadota bacterium encodes:
- a CDS encoding cytochrome c oxidase subunit 3: MSEMMRVSGRQGSAASAWGGGESPFAVSWAKLMMWLFLLSDAFTFAALLTGYGAVRLVAGTWPRQADFFNITAVVGPMTFILICSSATMAVAVAAARRGAWRTTARFLWLTILGGLLFLGMQAFEWTGFIGEGARLTGFVGHQADLPAMFSATFFVITGFHGGHVSSGVVYLLVKAVQARRGRASAESIEIAGLYWHFVDLVWVFIFTLLYLV, encoded by the coding sequence ATGAGCGAGATGATGCGGGTCAGCGGGCGGCAGGGAAGCGCCGCGTCGGCGTGGGGCGGCGGGGAGTCGCCCTTCGCCGTCTCCTGGGCGAAGCTGATGATGTGGCTCTTCCTGCTCTCGGATGCCTTCACCTTTGCCGCCCTGCTCACCGGCTACGGGGCCGTGCGCCTCGTGGCCGGCACCTGGCCCCGGCAGGCCGACTTCTTCAACATCACCGCCGTGGTGGGCCCGATGACCTTTATCCTCATCTGCAGCAGCGCCACCATGGCCGTGGCCGTGGCTGCGGCGCGACGCGGAGCCTGGCGCACGACGGCCCGCTTCCTGTGGCTGACCATTCTGGGGGGCCTGCTCTTCCTGGGGATGCAGGCGTTCGAGTGGACCGGCTTTATCGGGGAGGGGGCCCGGCTGACCGGGTTTGTCGGCCACCAGGCCGACCTCCCCGCAATGTTTTCCGCCACCTTCTTTGTCATCACCGGGTTTCACGGGGGTCACGTCAGCAGCGGGGTGGTCTACCTGCTGGTGAAGGCGGTACAGGCGAGGCGGGGGCGGGCCTCCGCGGAGAGCATCGAGATCGCCGGGCTGTACTGGCACTTCGTCGACCTGGTCTGGGTCTTTATCTTTACCCTGCTGTACCTGGTCTAG